The Ochrobactrum quorumnocens genome has a segment encoding these proteins:
- a CDS encoding GntR family transcriptional regulator, whose product MNIDRLKTKAASELVLDGVGAPYQQIERAIRSKIQTGAWPPGYRIPPEEELAVSLGVSRAPLNKVLNNLANAKIIVRRRRLGTFVSERTDNHAVIGIIDIRNKIEQSGKEYSFELLKHEIVSAEDAYGWQEAVRNEQLLRLELVHKANGVNEVFEERFIRISVIPEVEFQKFDAVLPNEWLLARLPCTRLVNTIRAASPDRRIAKVLGLTLNEPVLVSERRTWAHNDALTWVKLSFPGYRNEFVGEFSPLEPLANLG is encoded by the coding sequence ATGAATATCGACCGGCTGAAAACCAAAGCGGCTTCGGAACTGGTTCTTGATGGTGTAGGCGCGCCCTATCAGCAGATCGAGAGAGCCATTCGCAGCAAGATACAGACTGGCGCATGGCCGCCTGGTTACCGGATTCCGCCCGAAGAGGAACTGGCGGTCAGCCTTGGTGTGTCAAGGGCTCCGCTCAACAAGGTGCTTAACAACCTTGCCAACGCAAAGATTATCGTGCGGCGGCGGCGGCTTGGCACTTTCGTCAGCGAACGGACAGATAATCATGCCGTGATCGGCATTATCGATATTCGCAACAAGATCGAGCAATCCGGCAAGGAATACAGTTTTGAGCTCCTGAAACACGAGATCGTCAGTGCCGAAGACGCCTATGGTTGGCAAGAAGCCGTTCGCAACGAGCAGCTTTTGCGGCTGGAACTTGTTCACAAGGCAAATGGCGTGAATGAGGTTTTCGAGGAACGCTTCATACGCATTTCTGTCATTCCAGAAGTCGAATTCCAGAAGTTCGATGCGGTGCTGCCCAACGAATGGCTGCTGGCGCGACTGCCCTGTACCCGGCTGGTCAATACGATCCGGGCCGCAAGCCCCGACCGCCGGATTGCAAAGGTGCTCGGTCTTACGCTGAACGAGCCGGTGCTGGTATCCGAGCGGCGCACCTGGGCGCATAATGATGCGCTGACGTGGGTCAAGCTGTCTTTTCCCGGCTATCGCAACGAGTTCGTCGGCGAATTCAGCCCTCTTGAACCCCTCGCAAATCTGGGCTGA
- a CDS encoding M20/M25/M40 family metallo-hydrolase, which translates to MSDIGKTLQEADRNLEAGLTKLLDLIAIPSISGDPSGAEGIGQAARWLENELAELGFNARIVETDGHPLVLAHSAGAVAENSPRMLFYGHYDVQPVGEPDAWKHPPFAPEIIEEDGRRRFYGRGASDSKSQLWTYIEGLRAWKNIHGDFPGKVIVLLEGEEESGSHSLPAFLEAHREELACDVAFICDSDMWSPTQPALSIRLKGLLHEKVTVHAPNGDLHSGFFGAIAANPVRILSAILAGIHDENGRVMIKGFYDGVSDISPELRQQWRALAQETDLVEKVDLRGGVIENGYSLLEAIWGRPTVDLNGITGGNQGPGERSVIPGSATARLSFRLVEGQDPTRIRELFQAYVRSRLPDGCTVEFEGFPGSSAVAMPEDNPFVKATARGLEEEWGKPTILKGSGGSIPLAQQFRDMLGIDCIVIGFILPDDAIHAPDERYDVGRFHKGVRSWVRILEEIRSSMNMPGQGN; encoded by the coding sequence ATGTCTGACATAGGGAAAACGCTTCAGGAGGCGGATCGCAACCTCGAAGCCGGGCTGACCAAACTCCTCGATCTGATAGCGATCCCCTCCATTTCGGGCGATCCCTCAGGTGCGGAGGGCATCGGACAGGCGGCGCGCTGGCTTGAGAACGAGCTTGCCGAGCTTGGCTTCAACGCGCGCATTGTCGAAACCGACGGCCATCCGCTGGTGCTCGCCCACTCGGCCGGTGCCGTTGCCGAAAACAGCCCGAGAATGCTCTTTTACGGGCATTACGATGTGCAGCCCGTCGGCGAACCGGACGCGTGGAAGCACCCGCCCTTCGCACCCGAGATTATCGAGGAGGACGGGCGTCGCCGGTTCTATGGCCGTGGCGCATCGGATAGCAAAAGTCAGCTCTGGACATACATCGAAGGGTTGCGCGCCTGGAAAAACATTCATGGGGATTTTCCAGGCAAGGTGATTGTCCTGTTGGAAGGTGAGGAAGAATCCGGCTCGCATAGCCTGCCCGCCTTTCTTGAAGCCCACCGGGAAGAACTGGCCTGCGATGTTGCCTTCATCTGCGACAGCGATATGTGGTCGCCCACGCAGCCCGCGCTGAGCATTCGTCTCAAAGGGCTTCTCCACGAAAAGGTGACGGTGCACGCGCCGAATGGCGATCTGCATTCAGGGTTTTTTGGTGCCATCGCGGCCAATCCCGTTCGTATTCTCAGCGCGATCCTTGCAGGCATTCACGATGAAAATGGCCGCGTGATGATTAAGGGTTTCTATGATGGTGTGAGCGACATCTCGCCGGAGCTTCGCCAGCAATGGCGGGCACTGGCGCAAGAGACCGACCTTGTTGAAAAGGTCGATCTGCGCGGCGGCGTTATCGAGAATGGCTATTCGCTTCTGGAGGCCATCTGGGGGCGACCCACCGTCGATCTGAACGGTATCACCGGCGGCAATCAGGGGCCGGGCGAGCGCTCGGTGATTCCCGGATCGGCAACCGCCAGGCTTTCCTTCCGGCTGGTGGAAGGGCAGGATCCAACTAGGATACGCGAACTGTTCCAGGCCTATGTCCGCTCCCGCCTGCCGGATGGTTGCACGGTGGAATTCGAGGGGTTTCCCGGAAGCAGCGCCGTCGCCATGCCCGAGGACAATCCGTTCGTGAAAGCTACCGCTCGCGGCCTCGAGGAGGAATGGGGAAAACCAACCATCCTTAAGGGTTCCGGCGGCTCCATTCCGCTTGCGCAGCAGTTCCGCGATATGCTGGGCATCGATTGTATCGTGATTGGCTTCATCCTGCCCGATGATGCCATCCACGCACCGGACGAACGTTATGATGTCGGGCGTTTTCACAAGGGCGTGCGCAGCTGGGTCCGCATTCTCGAGGAAATCCGCAGCAGCATGAATATGCCCGGCCAGGGCAACTAG
- a CDS encoding ABC transporter permease subunit translates to MLEYLESGWGWQFARAFGVSLIVAIFSFAFSMLIGIMLAMVASSRLKGAAFVVRLYTYIFRSLPDILLLILIFYTADGTLNSLISVIPGMSHIKISPLVPGIMSTSIVLGAYSTELFKAGWADIPAGQHEAGRALGFSGLQSLGLIVLPQVYRKMIPHLSSLWLISMKETALLSIIGISDIVRIASLGARSTGAPFTFYGIAIAIFIVFAFVSAKLFHRLERRSRQPMGGV, encoded by the coding sequence ATGCTTGAGTATCTGGAATCTGGCTGGGGCTGGCAATTTGCGAGAGCCTTCGGCGTCAGCCTGATAGTGGCAATCTTCAGTTTCGCCTTCAGCATGCTGATCGGGATCATGCTTGCAATGGTCGCCAGTTCGCGACTTAAGGGAGCAGCCTTCGTCGTCAGGCTTTACACCTATATTTTCCGGAGCCTTCCAGACATTCTACTGCTGATCCTGATTTTCTACACCGCTGATGGCACTCTCAACAGCCTGATCTCTGTCATTCCGGGCATGTCTCACATCAAGATCAGTCCGCTGGTGCCGGGCATCATGTCCACATCGATCGTGCTCGGTGCTTATTCAACCGAGCTCTTCAAGGCCGGCTGGGCGGATATTCCTGCCGGGCAGCATGAGGCGGGCCGGGCGCTCGGTTTCTCTGGCTTGCAGTCTTTGGGGCTCATTGTCCTGCCGCAAGTCTACAGAAAAATGATCCCGCATCTCAGTTCTCTCTGGCTGATCAGCATGAAGGAAACGGCGCTTCTGAGCATTATCGGCATTTCCGATATCGTGCGCATCGCCTCGCTCGGGGCGCGTTCAACCGGTGCTCCCTTTACCTTCTACGGCATTGCCATCGCGATCTTCATCGTCTTCGCATTCGTCTCGGCGAAGCTGTTTCACCGGCTTGAAAGACGCTCCCGCCAGCCGATGGGAGGCGTGTGA
- a CDS encoding threonine synthase, whose protein sequence is MTDLNIETPSLAKGQRSLGPGNPAFPLLPALLSGCPETSNESMQFPLEVDYDYAAVSRVRFSKGTRWNDWQEILPPLHPKMTMPVGNTPLVDVSSVAPPAFRDRSVFVKDESRNPTWSHKDRLNTFTVSAALYEGASTIIVASSGNHGVSAAAMASRAGLNCIVLTMPEVSPAFRDMILGYGAFPVFLPAEDRWPALRTLQELPGTYPVSNLTSVHTGHPWGPEGYKTIAYEILADLDGQTPSAVLVPTGYGEMLYGIYKGFNEAKLLGHTDRIPQLVSIEPAARGPLFHAIEAGVPAITVEARPTFQSGTATTVNGYRSVVAIRESNGLPMLVDDNAAWAAHAVMARQGLWQEYSSSAAFAALDHIAGFENDGPVVVIGCSTGLKEPTEPRQAPVVKADIASLRDYLKTEFGFEI, encoded by the coding sequence ATGACAGATCTGAATATCGAGACTCCCTCGCTTGCGAAGGGACAGAGATCGCTTGGTCCGGGAAATCCGGCTTTTCCGCTGCTGCCTGCCCTGCTTTCGGGTTGCCCCGAAACTTCGAATGAAAGCATGCAGTTTCCGCTGGAAGTGGATTACGACTATGCAGCCGTATCCCGAGTTCGTTTTTCGAAGGGGACGAGATGGAATGACTGGCAGGAAATCCTGCCGCCACTTCACCCAAAAATGACCATGCCGGTTGGGAATACGCCGCTGGTCGATGTTTCCAGCGTTGCGCCGCCCGCCTTCCGTGACCGGAGCGTATTCGTCAAGGACGAGAGCCGCAACCCGACCTGGAGTCACAAGGACCGGCTGAATACATTCACGGTTTCGGCGGCGCTTTATGAGGGCGCCTCGACGATCATAGTCGCTTCTTCAGGCAATCATGGCGTATCGGCCGCTGCAATGGCCAGCCGCGCCGGTCTTAATTGCATTGTGCTGACCATGCCGGAAGTCAGTCCGGCATTTCGCGATATGATCCTTGGCTATGGCGCATTTCCCGTATTCCTGCCCGCCGAGGATCGCTGGCCGGCATTGCGTACGCTTCAGGAACTGCCAGGCACCTATCCAGTCAGCAATCTGACATCGGTCCATACGGGTCACCCGTGGGGGCCTGAAGGCTACAAGACTATTGCCTATGAAATCCTTGCAGATCTCGATGGCCAGACCCCATCTGCCGTGCTGGTGCCGACCGGCTATGGCGAGATGCTTTACGGCATCTACAAGGGCTTCAACGAAGCGAAGCTTTTGGGCCATACCGACCGCATACCACAGCTCGTTTCCATCGAGCCAGCCGCCCGTGGCCCGCTCTTTCATGCAATTGAGGCCGGGGTTCCGGCAATCACCGTCGAGGCGAGGCCGACCTTTCAATCCGGTACCGCCACGACGGTCAATGGCTATCGCTCGGTTGTCGCCATCCGCGAAAGCAACGGCTTGCCGATGCTGGTAGATGATAATGCGGCGTGGGCAGCCCATGCCGTCATGGCGCGTCAGGGTCTGTGGCAGGAATATTCCTCCAGTGCGGCATTTGCGGCGTTGGATCATATCGCAGGGTTCGAAAACGATGGTCCTGTGGTGGTTATCGGTTGCTCGACAGGACTGAAAGAGCCGACGGAGCCCAGGCAGGCGCCCGTTGTGAAGGCGGATATCGCATCACTGCGCGATTATCTCAAAACGGAATTCGGTTTCGAAATCTGA
- a CDS encoding ABC transporter permease subunit (The N-terminal region of this protein, as described by TIGR01726, is a three transmembrane segment that identifies a subfamily of ABC transporter permease subunits, which specificities that include histidine, arginine, glutamine, glutamate, L-cystine (sic), the opines (in Agrobacterium) octopine and nopaline, etc.) has translation MDLIISYTQEILGGLSTTLSLFIISLLIGFVLAALMAFVQIRFGGLTSKIVWNLMFCIRGVPMLLMLYVIYYGFPVLPIIRETFLWNIFSSPFWCAILCLAIVEMAYTSEILRGSYYQTPKEQIEAARSLGLTGFQTFRVAIFPAMLRNGFAAYTTEVIMLCKSTALAFTVTVMDVMGFANEIRSRTLDIYEPLLIAGIIYLCITIITRVAISMLFSLVSVSGRGGVEAL, from the coding sequence ATGGATCTCATCATCTCCTATACGCAGGAAATTCTCGGCGGGCTTTCCACCACCCTCAGCCTGTTCATCATTTCGCTGCTGATCGGCTTTGTGCTCGCCGCGCTTATGGCCTTTGTCCAGATCCGTTTCGGCGGCCTGACATCAAAAATCGTCTGGAACCTGATGTTTTGTATTCGCGGCGTACCCATGCTGCTGATGCTCTATGTCATCTATTACGGCTTTCCGGTTCTGCCCATCATCCGCGAGACGTTTCTGTGGAACATATTTTCCAGCCCGTTCTGGTGCGCGATTCTGTGTCTGGCTATCGTAGAAATGGCCTATACGTCGGAGATTCTGCGTGGCTCCTACTATCAGACGCCAAAGGAGCAGATCGAGGCGGCCAGATCGCTGGGACTGACCGGCTTCCAGACCTTCCGGGTAGCAATTTTTCCAGCCATGCTGCGCAACGGATTCGCCGCCTATACGACAGAAGTCATCATGCTCTGTAAGTCGACGGCCCTGGCGTTTACGGTCACGGTCATGGATGTCATGGGCTTTGCCAATGAAATCCGCTCACGCACGCTCGATATCTATGAGCCGCTGCTGATTGCCGGCATCATATATCTCTGCATCACCATCATCACACGGGTCGCTATCTCGATGCTTTTCTCGCTCGTTTCCGTTTCGGGGCGGGGAGGCGTCGAAGCGCTGTGA
- a CDS encoding MFS transporter, whose product MSSVRSISFFRLWSGNTASGIATWALPFVLGFAVADAVLSTVDLGIFLALRSAGFLAAVPVAGVMADRVGSRRIILVSSLIAACGAALIFIDLAGDMRPFSILTAAGVVLSGMGQGACRPVYQSIVPVFVPEADLQIANAALSFSVRATILVGPAAATIVATMFGLEAAFLSIGLLWMISALLPPWPAEPHGETGRTVAGTGLAVRFVADLLEGYHEARRHPWFFAALAALSAVIATGYSVTGVLVPLISTTVYNNASLLAGSVTAYMSGALLGGIAISYWKPVKRGWWALAGLGAYSAVPLSLLVPEIFWIPMAAYVIAGFGMELFNVIWFTAIQGEMERRKLARVSSLDFIVSYGLAPLGLSAIAPLSQGVGMTTVLVATAVICVLAACFAAAVPTAPEFRMKHV is encoded by the coding sequence GTGTCCAGCGTCCGTTCCATAAGTTTTTTCCGGCTTTGGTCGGGCAATACCGCATCGGGTATCGCCACCTGGGCGTTGCCGTTTGTTCTCGGTTTCGCAGTTGCGGATGCTGTTCTCTCTACGGTTGATCTGGGCATATTTCTCGCGCTGCGCTCGGCGGGTTTTCTGGCCGCCGTGCCGGTTGCAGGCGTCATGGCGGATCGGGTGGGAAGTCGTCGGATTATTCTGGTGTCGAGCCTGATTGCCGCCTGCGGCGCAGCGCTGATATTTATCGACCTTGCGGGAGATATGCGACCGTTCTCCATTCTCACCGCAGCAGGCGTTGTGCTTTCGGGCATGGGGCAGGGCGCTTGCAGGCCGGTCTACCAGTCCATCGTTCCCGTATTTGTGCCGGAGGCAGATCTTCAAATTGCCAATGCGGCGCTTAGTTTTTCGGTGCGGGCAACGATCCTTGTCGGCCCGGCGGCGGCGACCATCGTGGCAACCATGTTTGGGCTGGAAGCGGCTTTTCTTTCCATCGGTTTATTGTGGATGATCAGCGCGCTACTTCCGCCATGGCCCGCCGAACCGCATGGTGAAACCGGGCGGACTGTCGCGGGAACAGGCCTTGCTGTAAGGTTCGTCGCCGACTTGCTCGAAGGCTATCATGAAGCGCGCCGCCATCCGTGGTTCTTTGCAGCGCTAGCCGCGCTGTCGGCGGTGATCGCCACCGGCTATTCCGTCACCGGCGTTCTCGTGCCGCTGATCAGCACGACCGTTTACAATAATGCGAGCCTGCTGGCCGGTAGCGTTACGGCCTATATGTCCGGTGCACTTCTGGGCGGCATTGCAATCTCTTACTGGAAACCCGTCAAAAGAGGCTGGTGGGCGCTTGCCGGTTTGGGTGCCTATAGCGCAGTGCCGCTCAGCCTTCTTGTGCCGGAAATTTTCTGGATACCGATGGCGGCCTATGTGATTGCCGGTTTCGGGATGGAGCTTTTCAACGTCATCTGGTTTACCGCTATCCAGGGCGAAATGGAGCGCCGCAAGCTGGCCCGCGTTTCATCGCTGGATTTTATCGTATCCTATGGCCTTGCGCCGCTCGGGCTTTCAGCTATCGCGCCCTTGTCGCAAGGGGTGGGGATGACGACGGTTCTTGTCGCCACGGCCGTTATCTGTGTTCTGGCGGCATGTTTTGCGGCCGCAGTGCCGACAGCCCCGGAATTTCGTATGAAACATGTGTGA
- a CDS encoding transporter substrate-binding domain-containing protein codes for MKLPLSIAALTVALFAGSLSGVQAEEQREIVIANEGGFPPFNMTAADGTLQGFDIDLGNAMCEIMKAKCSFVTNEWSGIIPALLADKFDVVIGGMGITEERKKRVIFSEPYARTYSYFGVIEGKEFHISPETMKDKTIGVQQGTTNAAYIEKTYPGLEVRRYPSMDALVSDLKTGRIDIVLGDIEPFVGKKDDAPKLINIGDPVQVSEGIGMAFRPTDTALRDEFNAALKTTRDNGVWDELAKKWGPPIK; via the coding sequence ATGAAATTGCCTCTATCAATTGCGGCGCTGACTGTTGCGCTGTTTGCTGGTTCGTTGTCAGGCGTTCAAGCCGAAGAGCAGCGCGAAATTGTTATCGCCAATGAAGGCGGCTTTCCTCCGTTCAACATGACGGCCGCGGATGGCACGCTCCAGGGTTTCGATATCGATCTCGGCAATGCCATGTGCGAGATCATGAAGGCCAAATGTAGCTTCGTGACCAATGAATGGAGCGGTATCATTCCCGCCCTACTTGCGGACAAGTTCGATGTCGTCATCGGCGGCATGGGTATTACTGAAGAGCGAAAAAAGCGTGTTATCTTCAGCGAGCCCTATGCGCGCACCTATTCATATTTCGGTGTGATCGAAGGCAAGGAGTTCCACATTTCACCGGAAACGATGAAGGACAAGACGATTGGCGTGCAGCAAGGCACGACGAATGCGGCCTATATCGAAAAGACCTATCCTGGTCTGGAAGTCCGGCGTTATCCATCCATGGATGCCCTGGTTTCTGACCTCAAGACCGGTCGTATTGATATAGTTCTCGGCGATATCGAGCCCTTTGTTGGGAAAAAAGACGACGCACCGAAATTGATCAATATCGGTGATCCGGTCCAGGTATCGGAAGGTATAGGCATGGCTTTCCGTCCGACAGATACGGCGCTGCGGGATGAATTCAACGCTGCGCTCAAGACGACACGCGACAACGGTGTCTGGGATGAGCTTGCCAAAAAATGGGGCCCGCCAATCAAGTGA
- a CDS encoding amino acid ABC transporter ATP-binding protein, translating to MPDTNIEKSIEIEKMSKWFGDFQVLDDINLSVREGEKIVVCGPSGSGKSTMIRCINGLESFQGGKITVNGVELSQKSKVLDAVRKNVGMVFQQFNLFPHLTVLENCTLALRWVHKVPRHEADGIARRYLKRVRIPEQADKYPRQLSGGQQQRVAIARSLCVKPSVLLCDEPTSALDPEMVKEVLETLADLAQDGITIICVTHEMGFARKIADRVIFMDQGKIVEEAPPSIFFENPNEARTRHFLEQILH from the coding sequence ATGCCCGACACGAATATCGAAAAGTCGATTGAAATTGAAAAGATGAGCAAGTGGTTCGGTGACTTCCAGGTCCTGGACGATATCAATCTCAGCGTACGTGAAGGTGAAAAGATCGTCGTTTGCGGTCCTTCCGGCTCCGGTAAATCAACTATGATCCGCTGCATCAACGGCCTTGAATCTTTTCAGGGCGGCAAGATCACCGTCAATGGTGTCGAGCTTTCGCAGAAATCAAAGGTGCTGGATGCGGTTCGCAAGAATGTCGGCATGGTTTTCCAGCAGTTTAACCTCTTTCCACATCTCACCGTGCTGGAGAACTGCACGCTGGCGCTACGGTGGGTTCACAAGGTACCCCGCCACGAGGCCGATGGCATTGCCCGCCGTTATCTGAAGCGGGTGAGAATACCCGAGCAGGCAGATAAATATCCCCGGCAGCTTTCTGGCGGGCAGCAGCAGCGTGTAGCCATCGCGCGTTCACTCTGCGTTAAACCATCGGTCCTGCTATGCGACGAGCCAACCTCCGCACTCGACCCGGAAATGGTCAAGGAGGTGCTGGAAACGTTGGCAGACCTGGCGCAGGACGGCATCACAATCATCTGCGTAACGCATGAAATGGGCTTTGCGCGCAAGATCGCCGATCGCGTCATCTTTATGGATCAGGGCAAGATCGTCGAGGAAGCGCCACCGTCCATATTTTTCGAAAACCCGAACGAAGCGCGCACCAGGCACTTCCTTGAGCAGATACTGCACTAG
- a CDS encoding succinylglutamate desuccinylase/aspartoacylase domain-containing protein, which yields MTGKMKSQVWTTIDFEQRGVQSDYARVPFSSDTSAYGWIPVPMVCINGGEGPTVLLTAGTHGDEYEGQIALRRIAAALCDTKVRGRVIILPELNRPAVIAGCRNSPLDSGNLNRLFPGIANGGPTSMIAHYVTTALFPLADYVLDLHSGGSSLDYMPVAFAHRGRMPKQEKRIAALLDSFSAPNTILTDGRGGGGATTLYASAAAHGLAALTTELGGGPGLSQGGITLAEAGIRRVLRDFGVVPELLAPEKLPTRMLRMLPPETSIYALSDGLFEPLQQVGSTVRKGDLAGFLHPIGLPFNEPTELRFAADGIVVYRRFPTLSAAGDALYGLCAPVEQ from the coding sequence ATGACAGGCAAGATGAAAAGCCAGGTCTGGACGACAATTGACTTCGAACAGCGCGGTGTGCAGAGCGATTATGCCCGGGTGCCTTTTTCATCCGATACGTCGGCCTATGGCTGGATTCCAGTGCCCATGGTCTGCATCAATGGCGGCGAAGGTCCTACGGTTCTGCTCACGGCGGGCACTCATGGCGATGAATATGAGGGACAGATTGCCCTCCGCAGAATTGCTGCCGCATTGTGCGATACGAAGGTCAGGGGCCGCGTCATCATACTGCCTGAACTGAACCGCCCCGCAGTTATTGCTGGGTGCAGAAATTCCCCGCTTGATTCCGGCAATCTCAACCGGCTGTTTCCAGGCATCGCAAATGGCGGGCCCACAAGCATGATTGCCCACTATGTAACCACAGCTCTTTTTCCGCTGGCTGATTATGTGCTGGATCTTCACTCCGGCGGAAGCTCTCTGGATTATATGCCGGTTGCCTTTGCACATCGGGGGCGTATGCCGAAGCAGGAAAAGCGCATTGCCGCATTGCTCGACAGCTTCTCCGCGCCCAACACCATTCTCACCGATGGCCGGGGCGGCGGCGGCGCAACGACGCTCTACGCATCGGCTGCCGCGCATGGGCTTGCCGCCCTGACCACGGAGCTTGGCGGTGGGCCCGGATTGTCGCAAGGCGGCATAACGCTGGCTGAAGCGGGAATACGCCGTGTTCTGCGGGACTTCGGTGTCGTCCCCGAGCTTCTGGCGCCGGAAAAGCTGCCAACCCGCATGCTCAGGATGCTGCCGCCCGAAACATCAATCTATGCACTATCGGATGGTCTTTTCGAGCCGTTGCAACAGGTTGGATCGACTGTGCGCAAGGGTGACCTGGCGGGGTTTCTGCATCCCATTGGGTTGCCGTTCAACGAGCCGACGGAGCTTCGCTTCGCAGCCGATGGCATCGTTGTCTATCGCAGGTTTCCGACATTGAGCGCCGCCGGAGACGCTTTATACGGCCTGTGCGCGCCTGTGGAACAGTGA
- a CDS encoding M24 family metallopeptidase — protein MDGIAGMSALSRDLREKFFLEAPQEVTLVISSDPLNKAYLSGYVSMTHDLAPAYRSAVLASRDNVSLVVSAADAGPARNFFADASHLYRYGEFYFETTDDAFSEFRKDTHAGFQEAFAHAIRAHRSADGLVGVDRSNDDVAWALCREILGENRVRDITPDLARTRATKIEGEVVRLRRASQLVEEGFRQVAEIARPGLTERDLAAVVTRSMVAGGGVPRFVSVTSGIRSALADAYPTDRKMLAGDILRIDAGCTVDGYWSDIGRTFVFGEPDARQSRIYEALHVGLEAELAAVRAGIQADALFAIAMESVRSSGIPHYRRQHCGHGIGLKSYDNPTIRTGDTTLLREGMCLCLETPYYEIGVDGMMVEDMIRVTTTGYEPLTTISRELVVIS, from the coding sequence ATGGATGGAATTGCGGGCATGAGCGCGCTCTCGCGGGACCTTCGGGAGAAGTTTTTTCTTGAAGCGCCGCAAGAAGTGACGCTTGTCATATCCTCCGACCCGCTGAACAAGGCCTATCTGTCCGGCTATGTCAGCATGACGCATGACCTTGCGCCCGCCTACAGGTCGGCAGTTCTTGCCTCGCGCGATAATGTCTCGCTGGTGGTAAGTGCCGCCGATGCCGGTCCGGCTCGTAATTTTTTTGCGGATGCCAGCCACCTTTACCGTTATGGAGAGTTCTACTTCGAAACAACCGATGATGCATTTTCGGAATTCCGCAAGGATACCCATGCCGGTTTTCAGGAAGCGTTTGCCCATGCCATTAGAGCACATCGATCTGCGGACGGCCTTGTAGGCGTGGATCGCTCAAATGACGATGTGGCCTGGGCGCTGTGCCGCGAAATTCTCGGAGAAAACAGGGTGCGGGATATCACACCGGATCTTGCTCGGACGCGCGCCACCAAGATTGAAGGCGAGGTGGTGCGCCTTCGCAGGGCAAGCCAGCTTGTCGAGGAGGGTTTTCGCCAAGTGGCGGAAATTGCCCGCCCCGGATTGACCGAACGCGATCTTGCTGCCGTAGTCACCCGTTCTATGGTCGCGGGGGGTGGTGTGCCGCGCTTCGTATCCGTAACCTCGGGCATCAGATCGGCGCTTGCCGATGCCTATCCGACTGACCGGAAAATGCTGGCTGGCGATATCCTGCGCATCGATGCCGGCTGCACGGTCGACGGATACTGGTCGGATATAGGGCGGACATTCGTGTTTGGCGAACCCGATGCCCGACAGAGCAGGATTTACGAGGCGCTTCATGTCGGGCTCGAAGCGGAACTGGCGGCTGTTCGTGCCGGTATACAGGCCGATGCTCTGTTTGCAATCGCTATGGAAAGCGTTCGTTCGAGCGGCATTCCCCATTACCGGCGGCAGCATTGCGGGCATGGCATAGGGTTAAAATCTTATGACAATCCGACAATCAGAACTGGCGACACGACCTTGCTTCGGGAAGGAATGTGTCTGTGTCTCGAAACTCCCTATTACGAGATCGGCGTCGATGGAATGATGGTAGAGGACATGATCCGGGTTACGACCACGGGCTATGAGCCGCTGACGACGATTTCACGCGAACTAGTCGTCATTTCCTGA